Proteins from a genomic interval of Egibacteraceae bacterium:
- a CDS encoding secondary thiamine-phosphate synthase enzyme YjbQ, whose protein sequence is MRVYRDVLQVKTSGEFDVIDVTADVEKAVLTSAVEEGYALIYSRHTTFAVLLNEKESGLLVDASRLLRGLVPEGNGYLHDDLDIRTENLQPDELPNAHAHLRQILAGRNSEYIPVADGVLTLGTWQRIMLVEFDRPRDREVVVQVCGVGRER, encoded by the coding sequence ATGAGGGTCTACCGGGACGTGCTCCAGGTGAAGACGTCGGGTGAGTTCGACGTCATCGATGTGACAGCCGACGTCGAAAAGGCCGTCCTCACGTCCGCGGTCGAGGAGGGCTACGCCCTCATCTACTCGCGGCACACCACCTTCGCGGTCCTTCTTAACGAGAAGGAGAGCGGCCTGCTCGTCGACGCCTCGCGGCTGCTGCGCGGGCTCGTGCCCGAGGGCAACGGCTATCTCCACGACGACCTGGACATCCGCACCGAGAACCTGCAACCCGACGAACTACCGAACGCTCACGCCCATCTCCGCCAGATCCTCGCCGGGCGCAACTCGGAGTACATCCCGGTCGCCGACGGGGTCCTCACGCTCGGGACGTGGCAGCGGATCATGCTCGTCGAATTCGACCGGCCGCGGGACCGGGAAGTTGTCGTCCAGGTCTGCGGCGTCGGGCGGGAGCGATGA
- a CDS encoding BTAD domain-containing putative transcriptional regulator, with protein sequence MASRADRAPWTVRLFGKLDVRVGREKFDTLPGRRTKELLCYVLLFRERPHHREVLAGKLWPESDTAQSRKYLRQSLWHLRALDRCAGDAVSLLDLETDWVAVRCVDLWLDVAEVEDAFAPVRLVVGEELTGQQARRLQQVVSVYGGDLMEGCYLDWCVYERERLKALYIALLEKLLGYYEAQRLPEEGITYGEELLRQDPAHERAHWRLMRLHYLSGNRTAALRQFKRCSEALADELGVLPGNRTVRLHEQIRADRGIDPPCDAPVSGTTAGGPLSGPPADPAPRNVSALHEALRALFRAENLVQQTIRATRERHS encoded by the coding sequence ATGGCGTCACGGGCAGATCGCGCTCCCTGGACCGTCCGTCTGTTCGGCAAGCTCGACGTGCGGGTGGGGCGGGAGAAATTCGACACGCTTCCAGGGCGGCGTACGAAGGAGCTGCTGTGCTATGTCCTGCTGTTCCGGGAACGGCCGCACCACCGGGAGGTCCTGGCAGGCAAGCTGTGGCCTGAAAGCGACACGGCTCAGTCACGTAAGTACCTGCGCCAGAGCCTGTGGCACCTGCGGGCGCTGGATCGCTGCGCCGGCGACGCCGTCTCCCTCCTCGATCTGGAAACCGACTGGGTCGCGGTGCGGTGCGTTGACCTGTGGCTGGACGTCGCAGAGGTCGAGGATGCGTTCGCACCCGTCAGACTCGTGGTTGGCGAGGAGCTCACCGGCCAGCAGGCGCGGCGGCTCCAACAGGTCGTGTCCGTCTATGGAGGCGACCTGATGGAGGGCTGCTACCTGGACTGGTGCGTGTACGAGCGCGAGCGGCTGAAGGCCCTGTACATCGCGCTGCTGGAAAAGCTGCTCGGCTACTACGAGGCGCAGCGCCTACCTGAAGAAGGCATCACATACGGCGAGGAACTCCTGCGCCAAGACCCGGCGCACGAGCGCGCTCACTGGCGGCTCATGCGTCTCCACTACCTGTCCGGGAACCGCACTGCGGCTCTGCGGCAGTTCAAACGGTGCAGTGAGGCGCTAGCGGACGAGCTGGGTGTACTCCCAGGCAACCGCACCGTGCGTCTTCACGAGCAGATTCGCGCGGACAGGGGGATAGATCCGCCCTGCGACGCACCCGTTTCGGGAACCACCGCTGGTGGGCCCTTGTCCGGCCCGCCCGCTGACCCGGCTCCCCGGAACGTCTCGGCGCTGCACGAGGCTTTGCGGGCCCTCTTTCGAGCCGAGAACCTGGTCCAGCAGACGATCCGCGCGACCCGGGAGCGGCACAGCTGA